The following proteins come from a genomic window of Lolium rigidum isolate FL_2022 chromosome 5, APGP_CSIRO_Lrig_0.1, whole genome shotgun sequence:
- the LOC124653401 gene encoding putrescine hydroxycinnamoyltransferase 1-like, protein MKVEVVEETLVAPSEPTPRRTLWLSNLDLAVPKTHTPLVYYYPAPPAPSPDDGGEGETEPFFAPARLREALARALVPFYPLAGRMAAGPGGRLEIDCTGEGALFVVARADFTGDEMFRDFEPSPEARRLLVPFAASGDPPCLLAMVQVTFLKCGGVAVGTGMHHVTMDGAGAIQFIRTWTSLARGLDTESVYPSPPTHDRTVLRARSPPHVTFEHPVYSPSNLNGLPRPFVTRVYAVPPKLLASIKSSCAPGVSTYCAVTAHLWRAMCVARGLAPDAESRLRVPANIRSRLRPQLPATYFGNAIVRDLVTVRVGDVLSQPLGFVAERIKRAVARVDDAFVRSVIDYLELESEKGSQAARGQFMPETDLWVVSWLGMPMSDADFGWGAPKFVAPAQMFGSGTGYIMQAPDKDDGVSVLFALEPEYLQCFEKAFYGNE, encoded by the exons atgaaggtggaggtggtggaggagacgctgGTGGCGCCGAGCGAGCCGACGCCGCGGCGCACGCTGTGGCTCTCCAACCTCGACCTCGCCGTGCCCAAGACGCACACGCCCCTCGTCTACTACTaccccgcgccgcccgcgccctcccccgacgacggcggcgaaggAGAGACGGAACCGTTCTTCGCGCCGGCGAGGCTGCGGGAGGCGCTGGCGAGGGCGCTGGTGCCCTTCTACCCGCTGGCGGGCCGGATGGCGGCGGGCCCCGGCGGGCGGCTGGAGATCGACTGCACGGGCGAGGGCGCGCTGTTCGTGGTGGCGCGGGCCGACTTCACCGGCGACGAGATGTTCCGGGACTTCGAGCCCTCCCCCGAGGCGCGCCGCCTGCTCGTCCCCTTCGCCGCCTCCGGCGACCCGCCCTGCCTCCTCGCCATGGTCCAG GTGACCTTCCTCAagtgcggcggcgtggcggtcggcACGGGGATGCACCATGTGACGATGGATGGCGCGGGCGCGATCCAGTTCATCCGGACATGGACGTCCCTGGCGCGCGGGCTGGACACCGAGTCCGTGTACCCGTCGCCTCCCACCCACGACCGCACGGTGCTGCGCGCCCGCTCCCCTCCGCACGTCACCTTCGAGCACCCCGTCTACTCACCGAGCAACCTCAACGGCCTGCCCCGGCCCTTCGTCACCCGCGTCTATGCCGTGCCGCCCAAGCTCCTCGCCAGCATCAAGTCCAGCTGCGCCCCCGGCGTGTCCACCTACTGCGCGGTGACCGCGCACCTGTGGCGCGCCATGTGCGTGGCCCGCGGCCTGGCCCCCGACGCCGAGTCCAGGCTGCGCGTGCCGGCCAACATCCGGTCGCGCCTGCGCCCGCAGCTGCCCGCCACCTACTTCGGCAACGCGATCGTGCGGGACCTCGTCACCGTGCGCGTCGGTGACGTGCTATCGCAGCCGCTGGGGTTCGTGGCAGAGCGGATCAAGCGCGCCGTGGCGCGGGTAGACGACGCCTTCGTTCGCTCCGTCATCGACTACCTGGAGCTGGAATCCGAGAAGGGCAGCCAGGCGGCGCGTGGCCAATTCATGCCGGAGACCGACCTTTGGGTGGTCAGCTGGCTCGGTATGCCCATGAGCGACGCTGACTTCGGGTGGGGCGCCCCCAAGTTCGTGGCGCCGGCGCAGATGTTCGGCAGCGGCACCGGGTACATCATGCAGGCGCCCGACAAGGACGACGGCGTGTCCGTGCTGTTCGCGCTCGAGCCCGAGTACCTTCAGTGCTTCGAGAAGGCCTTCTACGGGAACGAGTGA